The DNA segment AGGGCTTTATCTTCTTTCGTTATTTCATCAATCGTTGCCCTCCAAGACAGACCTCATCTTTATAAAAGACTACCGCTTGTCCTGGTGTCACAGCACGTTCACGCTCATGGAAGTTTACCTTCCATTTTCCATCTGAAAGTGGTGTCACAGTTACTTTACTGTCGTCTTGTCTATAACGGAATTTCGCCGTACATTCAAAAGCTGTATCTGGTGCTTCACCACTCGTCCAGTTTGCCTCTGTTGCGATCAGTCCATCTGAGTACAATGCTTCATTGTGGTACCCTTGACCGACATATAAAGTATTTTCTTTCACATTTTTACCAACAACAAACCATGGCTCACCTGCACCGCCGATACCTAAACCCTGTCTCTGACCAAGTGTATAATACATCAGTCCGTCGTGCTGGCCCTTCACTTCACCATCGAGCGTTTGCATCGTACCAGGTTGTGCGGGCAAATATTCACTTAAAAACTCTTTGAAATTACGTTCCCCAATGAAACATATTCCAGTTGAATCTTTTTTCTTTGCGGTAGCCAAATCGTTTTCTTCAGCCATTCGGCGTACTTGTTTCTTTTCGATATCTCCTAGTGGGAACATAACTTTAGCAAGTACATCCTGAGAAAGTTGATTTAAAAAGTACGTCTGATCTTTATTGTTATCCACTCCTCGAAGCATTTCATACGTGCCATCGACTTCACGTACTTGGGCATAGTGGCCTGTTGCTAAATAATCTGCCCCAAGCGCTAATGCATGATCGAGAAAAGCTTTAAACTTTATCTCTTTATTACACATCACATCAGGGTTCGGAGTTCGCCCGTCCTTATACTCATCAAGGAAATAGGTAAACACTTTATCCCAATACTGTTTTTCAAAATTAACCGCATAGTAAGGGATATCAAGCTGATTACAAACACGAATCACGTCTTCGTAATCATCGGTTGCTGTACATACCCCATTTTCATCTGTGTCGTCCCAATTTTTCATAAAAATGCCGACGACATCATAGCCTTGCTGTTTCAACAGAAGAGCGGCTACGGAAGAGTCTACTCCGCCGCTCATACCAACAACAACACGTGTATCTTTCGGTTGTTTCATTTCTTTCACCTTCCTATGTCAGCCTTTTTACGATTTGGCTAATCCGTTTCGCCGCTTCTATGACATTCTCTTCGTTATTCGCGATCCCGAAACTAAAACGAATTGAGTTGACTGTTCGCGCATCTTCTTTACCATACATAGCTGATAGAACATGCGAGGGCTCAACAGAACCTGCCGTACAAGCACTCCCGCTTGAGGCTGCTATTCCTGATAAATCAAAATTCATAAGCATTGTTTCGACATTCATCTTGGGGAAGCTTACATTGACAATGGTCGACACGGCCTGATTCTTTGAACCATTGATTTCATAGACAATCGCTTCCTCCGTTAATTGTTTTAAAAATAACGTTTTAAAGCGTGCGTAACGTTCTTCTCTTGAAAACCGTTCCGCTTCCGTCAGTTCAATCGCTTTTTGAAAACCTATAATCCCTGGAACGTTTTCTGTTCCTGCCCGGCGTTTTCTTTCCTGTTCACCGCCATATGCAAGTGACTGCACTTGGGTACCTTCACGAACATAAAGAAAACCAATTCCTTTTGGCCCATTAATTTTGTGACTTGATACAGCTAATAAATCAACAGGTAGTTTCTCAACATTTATTTCCGTTAATCCATAGGCCTGGACGATATCCGAATGAAAATAAGCCTGGTGGGAAGCGAGTTGGTCTGCTATCGCTTCAATAGGCTGGATGACTCCTGTTTCATTGTTTACCATCATAATTGAGACTAAGATCGTATCCTCTCTTAGTGAAGCCTCAAAATCCTCTACTTTCACACGTCCATCTTCATATACGGGTAAATAGGTAATTTCAAAACCGTCTTTTTCTAGGGCTTCAACAGCATGAAGTGTAGCATGGTGTTCGATTTTTGTCGTAATCATATGCTTCCCTTTTCCCTGATTAGCCAGCGCCGTACCGATAATGGCCAGATTATCAGCCTCTGTCCCGCCGCTTGTGAAAATGATCTCCTTCTCTTTCGCACCCAAACTTCTGGCGGCTGTACTACGAGCCTTGTCAAGAAGACTTCTAGCTTTGCGGCCAAATTGGTGAACACTCGACGGGTTTCCAAATACCTCCTGGTAAACCGGAACCATTGCTTCGATCACCTGTTCATGGACAGGGGTTGTAGCAGCATGATCTAAATAAATAGGCTCCAACTACTGACACCTCCGTATGTTAAATGTAGAACATATAAGCATCCTGTGTTTGATCATCTACATGATCTTTTAGATCCTCTAATGTTGTCGTATCCAAAACATCCTTTACTGCATCCCTTACTCTTTTCCAAAGCGCCTGCTTAGCTGGCTCCTCATCCTCAATTCCTTCCACAGGCGTAATTGGTCCTTCCAGTATTCGAATCACGTCACCGGCAGTAATTTCGTGTGGAGGCTTTGTTAACATATAGCCACCGTATGCACCTCTAACACTTTTCACAAGACTTGCATTACGCAATGGAGCGATTAATTGCTCTAAATAGTGCTCAGACAAATTATTGTCTCTAGCTATTTGTTTTAAAGAGATCGGTCCTTCACCAAACTTTCTGGCAAGCTCGATCATGATCGTTAATCCATAACGTCCTTTCGTAGAGATCTTCATTTTCATTCAACCCTTCTTCCTAAACTGAGAGAAACCTTGATCCGTCACCCATTCACTCTATTTGCTATCTTATATAAATACGTATCTGTTTTAACGAAAAAATCGATCCTATTCGTAAATAAACATCTTTCTTGAGCCAAATCTGCTCTCTTCTCAACTTTCTATACCAAACGCTATTATAGCATGGATGGCAAGTCTCTTGCATTTTCTTAGATTTAGTCCTACGCTGAAAATTATGAAATGAGTAAAGGAGCGTAAACCATGAGTACAAAACCACTTGCGTTTCGCATGCGACCATCCAACATAAATGAAATTATCGGCCAGAAACATTTAGTAGAAGAGGGAAAAACGATTCACCGAATGATTACGGCGAACCGGCTTGCTTCTATGATTCTTTTTGGACCTCCTGGAACAGGGAAAACATCGATGGCCCAATCCATGGCTAAACATTTAAGCATCCCATTTAAAACGCTCAATGCCGTTACAGATAAGAAAAAAGATATGGAAATCGCTGTGGAAGAGGCAAAAATGCAAGGACAAATGGTGCTGATTCTCGATGAAGTCCATCGCCTGGATAAAGCTAAGCAAGATTTCCTTCTGCCCCATCTCGAGAGTAATACGTTGACCATGATCGGTTGTACAACAAGTAACCCTTATCACTCTATTAATCCGGCGATTAGAAGCCGCTGTCATCTATTCGAGCTTTATCGTCTTGAAAGACAAGATATTATTGAGGCCATCCATCGTGCCGTCCAAGATAAAGTAAATGGGCTTGGCAACATGTCCATCCATTTAACTGACGAAGCGATGGCACACTTTGCTGATGCAGCTAACGGGGATTTACGAGCGGCTCTCAATGGATTAGAACTTGCAGCATTCTCAACACCTCAAGATGAATCAACCATCGTTTCTATTGATTTATCCATTGCCGAAGAATGTATGCAGAAAAAAAGCTTTTCACACGACAAAGATGGAGATGCTCATTATGATGTTCTTTCAGCTTTTCAAAAATCGATTCGTGGTAGTGATGTAAATGCATCCCTTCATTACTTAGCAAGGTTAGTTGAAGCGGGCGACTTAGACAGTATAGGACGGCGTCTGGTTGTGATCGCCTATGAGGATATCGGGGTAGCAAGCCCGCAAGCAGGCCCTCGAGCATTAGCCGCTGT comes from the Halobacillus shinanisalinarum genome and includes:
- the cymR gene encoding cysteine metabolism transcriptional regulator CymR, which codes for MKISTKGRYGLTIMIELARKFGEGPISLKQIARDNNLSEHYLEQLIAPLRNASLVKSVRGAYGGYMLTKPPHEITAGDVIRILEGPITPVEGIEDEEPAKQALWKRVRDAVKDVLDTTTLEDLKDHVDDQTQDAYMFYI
- a CDS encoding replication-associated recombination protein A, which produces MSTKPLAFRMRPSNINEIIGQKHLVEEGKTIHRMITANRLASMILFGPPGTGKTSMAQSMAKHLSIPFKTLNAVTDKKKDMEIAVEEAKMQGQMVLILDEVHRLDKAKQDFLLPHLESNTLTMIGCTTSNPYHSINPAIRSRCHLFELYRLERQDIIEAIHRAVQDKVNGLGNMSIHLTDEAMAHFADAANGDLRAALNGLELAAFSTPQDESTIVSIDLSIAEECMQKKSFSHDKDGDAHYDVLSAFQKSIRGSDVNASLHYLARLVEAGDLDSIGRRLVVIAYEDIGVASPQAGPRALAAVEAAERLGFPEARVPLAAAVTELALSPKSNSSYKALDAALADLRKGKSGDVPIHLKDSHYKGAAKLGRGTDYQYPHNFDHAWVDQQYLPDTIKDRSYYEPKTTGKFEQALKQVYDKINKQKS
- a CDS encoding cysteine desulfurase family protein, with translation MEPIYLDHAATTPVHEQVIEAMVPVYQEVFGNPSSVHQFGRKARSLLDKARSTAARSLGAKEKEIIFTSGGTEADNLAIIGTALANQGKGKHMITTKIEHHATLHAVEALEKDGFEITYLPVYEDGRVKVEDFEASLREDTILVSIMMVNNETGVIQPIEAIADQLASHQAYFHSDIVQAYGLTEINVEKLPVDLLAVSSHKINGPKGIGFLYVREGTQVQSLAYGGEQERKRRAGTENVPGIIGFQKAIELTEAERFSREERYARFKTLFLKQLTEEAIVYEINGSKNQAVSTIVNVSFPKMNVETMLMNFDLSGIAASSGSACTAGSVEPSHVLSAMYGKEDARTVNSIRFSFGIANNEENVIEAAKRISQIVKRLT